In Methylocystis echinoides, one genomic interval encodes:
- a CDS encoding response regulator, which yields MKQVLVVDDSPVVRKVARRILEGVDLRTREAANGESGLIACEERMPDAILLDWNMPGADSVEFLRALRRMPGGEVPKVVFCTSENDVGRIARALRAGADGYMLKPFDQDRLRSKFWEMGIVLTLRR from the coding sequence ATGAAACAGGTCCTCGTGGTCGACGATTCGCCTGTAGTGCGAAAGGTGGCCCGTCGAATCCTCGAAGGCGTCGACCTGCGCACGCGGGAGGCGGCGAATGGCGAGAGCGGTCTTATCGCATGCGAAGAGCGAATGCCCGACGCGATACTGCTCGACTGGAATATGCCCGGCGCCGACAGCGTAGAATTTTTGCGCGCGCTTCGCCGGATGCCGGGCGGCGAGGTCCCAAAGGTCGTCTTTTGCACGTCTGAGAACGACGTCGGCCGTATCGCCCGCGCCCTGCGCGCCGGCGCCGACGGGTATATGTTGAAGCCTTTCGACCAGGACCGTTTGCGGTCAAAGTTTTGGGAGATGGGAATCGTCTTGACGCTTCGGCGCTGA
- the chpT gene encoding histidine phosphotransferase ChpT yields MTNFSLDALDLAALLSSRVCHDVISPVGAIVNGLEVLEEEKDAEMRGHALALIKSSANEASARLQFCRLAFGAAGSKGASIDTGDAELVTRQLLADERTQLNWSVPRVLMSKNKVKLLLNLCLLADAAIPRGGVISVSSTGADDSISFKVEARGVNARLAAHLPALLAGEAEDSAIDARAIQPYYTGLVAKACNLAITVATEPELISIEARPAAASDEVEAPQSAVA; encoded by the coding sequence CCACGACGTGATTTCACCCGTCGGCGCGATCGTCAACGGGCTCGAAGTGCTGGAGGAGGAGAAGGACGCCGAGATGCGCGGCCATGCGCTGGCGCTCATCAAATCCTCCGCCAATGAGGCGTCGGCGCGCCTTCAGTTCTGTCGCCTCGCCTTCGGCGCCGCCGGCTCCAAGGGAGCCTCGATCGACACCGGCGACGCGGAGCTCGTCACCCGTCAGCTTCTCGCCGATGAGCGCACGCAGCTCAATTGGAGCGTGCCGCGCGTTCTGATGTCCAAAAACAAGGTAAAGCTGCTGCTCAATCTTTGCCTGCTCGCCGACGCCGCCATCCCCCGCGGCGGCGTGATCTCCGTCTCCTCGACGGGCGCGGACGACTCCATTTCCTTCAAGGTCGAGGCGCGCGGCGTCAATGCGCGTCTGGCCGCGCATCTTCCGGCGCTTCTCGCCGGCGAAGCGGAGGACAGCGCCATCGACGCTCGCGCCATCCAGCCCTACTACACGGGTCTCGTCGCAAAGGCTTGCAACCTCGCCATCACAGTCGCGACCGAACCGGAGCTCATCAGCATCGAAGCCCGGCCGGCGGCCGCCTCGGACGAGGTGGAAGCGCCGCAAAGCGCTGTCGCGTAA